Proteins encoded within one genomic window of Pongo pygmaeus isolate AG05252 chromosome 6, NHGRI_mPonPyg2-v2.0_pri, whole genome shotgun sequence:
- the CLDN15 gene encoding claudin-15: MSMAVETFGFFMAAVGLLMLGVTLPNSYWRVSTVHGNVITTNTIFENLWFSCATDSLGVYNCWEFPSMLALSGYIQACRALMITAILLGFLGLLLGIAGLRCTNIGGLELSRKAKLAATAGALHILAGICGMVAISWYAFNITRDFFDPLYPGTKYELGPALYLGWSASLISILGGLCLCSTCCCGSDEDPAASARQPYQAPVSVMPVATSDQEGDSSFGKYGRNAYV, translated from the exons ATGTCGATGGCTGTGGAAACCTTTGGCTTCTTCATGGCAGCCGTGGGGCTGCTGATGCTGGGGGTGACTCTGCCAAACAGCTACTGGCGAGTGTCCACCGTGCACGGGAACgtcatcaccaccaacaccatcttCGAGAACCTCTGGTTTAGCTGTGCCACCGACTCCCTGGGCGTCTACAACTGCTGGGAGTTCCCATCCATGCTGGCCCTCTCTG GGTATATTCAGGCCTGCCGGGCACTCATGATCACCGCCATCCTCCTGGGCTTCCTCGGCCTCTTGCTAGGCATAGCGGGCCTGCGCTGCACCAACATTGGGGGCCTGGAGCTCTCCAGGAAAGCCAAGCTGGCGGCCACCGCAGGGGCCCTCCACATTCTGGCCG GTATCTGCGGGATGGTGGCCATCTCCTGGTACGCCTTCAACATCACCCGGGACTTCTTCGACCCCTTGTACCCCGGAACCAA GTATGAGCTGGGCCCCGCCCTCTACCTGGGCTGGAGCGCCTCCCTGATCTCCATCCTGGGTGGCCTCTGCCTCTGCTCCACCTGCTGCTGCGGCTCTGACGAGGACCCAGCCGCCAG CGCCCGGCAGCCCTACCAGGCTCCAGTGTCCGTGATGCCCGTCGCCACCTCGGACCAAGAAGGCGACAGCAGCTTTGGCAAATACGGCAGAAACGCCTACGTGTAG
- the FIS1 gene encoding mitochondrial fission 1 protein isoform X1 — protein sequence MEAVLNELVSVEDLLKFEKKFQSEKAAGSVSKSTQFEYAWCLVRSKYNDDIRKGIVLLEELLPKGSKEEQRDYVFYLAVGNYRLKEYEKALKYIRGLLQTEPQNNQAKELERLIDKAMKKDGLVGMAIVGGMALGVAGLAGLIGLAVSKSKS from the exons ATGGAGGCCGTGCTGAACGAGCTGGTGTCTGTGGAGGACCTGCTG AAGtttgaaaagaaatttcagtCTGAGAAGGCAGCAGGCTCGGTGTCCAAGAGCACGCAGTTTGAGTACGCCTGGTGCCTGGTGCGGAGCAAGTACAATGATGACATCCGTAAAGGCATCGTGCTGCTCGAGG AGCTGCTGCCCAAAGGGAGCAAGGAGGAACAGCGGGATTATGTCTTCTACCTGGCCGTGGGGAACTACCGGCTCAAG GAATACGAGAAGGCCTTAAAGTACATCCGTGGGTTGCTGCAGACAGAGCCCCAGAACAACCAGGCCAAGGAACTGGAGCGGCTCATTGACAAGGCCATGAAGAAAG ATGGACTCGTGGGCATGGCCATCGTGGGAGGCATGGCCCTGGGTGTGGCGGGACTGGCCGGACTCATCGGACTTGCTGTGTCCAAGTCCAAATCCTGA
- the ZNHIT1 gene encoding zinc finger HIT domain-containing protein 1, producing the protein MVEKKTSVRSQDPGQRRVLDRAARQRRINRQLEALENDNFQDDPHAGLPQLGKRLPQFDDDADTGKKKKKTRGDHFKLRFRKNFQALLEEQNLSVAEGPNYLTACAGPPSRPQRPFCAVCGFPSPYTCVSCGARYCTVRCLGTHQETRCLKWTV; encoded by the exons TTCGCTCCCAGGACCCCGGGCAGCGGCGGGTGCTGGACCGGGCCGCCCGGCAGCGTCGCATCAACCGGCAGCTGGAGGCCCTGGAGAATGACAACTTCCAGGATGACCCCCACGCGGGACTCCCTCAGCTCGGCAAGAGACTGCCTCAGTTTGATGATGACGCGGACACTG gaaagaaaaagaagaaaactcgaGGTGATCATTTTAAACTTCGCTTCCGAAAAAACTTTCAGGCCCTGTTGGAGGAGCAG AACTTGAGTGTGGCCGAGGGCCCCAACTACCTGACGGCCTGTGCGGGGCCCCCATCGCGGCCCCAGCGCCCCTTCTGTGCTGTCTGTGGCTTCCCTTCCCCCTACACCTGTGTCAGTTGCGGCGCCCGGTACTGCACTGTGCGCTGTCTGGGGACCCACCAGGAGACCAG GTGTCTGAAGTGGACTGTGTGA
- the FIS1 gene encoding mitochondrial fission 1 protein isoform X2: MKFEKKFQSEKAAGSVSKSTQFEYAWCLVRSKYNDDIRKGIVLLEELLPKGSKEEQRDYVFYLAVGNYRLKEYEKALKYIRGLLQTEPQNNQAKELERLIDKAMKKDGLVGMAIVGGMALGVAGLAGLIGLAVSKSKS; this comes from the exons AAGtttgaaaagaaatttcagtCTGAGAAGGCAGCAGGCTCGGTGTCCAAGAGCACGCAGTTTGAGTACGCCTGGTGCCTGGTGCGGAGCAAGTACAATGATGACATCCGTAAAGGCATCGTGCTGCTCGAGG AGCTGCTGCCCAAAGGGAGCAAGGAGGAACAGCGGGATTATGTCTTCTACCTGGCCGTGGGGAACTACCGGCTCAAG GAATACGAGAAGGCCTTAAAGTACATCCGTGGGTTGCTGCAGACAGAGCCCCAGAACAACCAGGCCAAGGAACTGGAGCGGCTCATTGACAAGGCCATGAAGAAAG ATGGACTCGTGGGCATGGCCATCGTGGGAGGCATGGCCCTGGGTGTGGCGGGACTGGCCGGACTCATCGGACTTGCTGTGTCCAAGTCCAAATCCTGA